The Geobacter metallireducens GS-15 region CCAACTTTTCACCTGCCGCACCGATTTCCTTCTTCAGATCTCCTATCTGATTTTCGAGGGCAGTTGTCCTGTTAGTGTCGATGCTGTTCATACCGTATTCAACGCTCAGTTCTATCTCCTTCTCATTCAGGCTTTTCCTCAAATGGGCAGTCTTGCTCTTGAACTGTTGAACCGCCTGCGGATCCTTGCACTTAGCGTCATCTCCGCACGAGCCACACGATGCAGCATATGACACTCCTCCGTACATAAGCACCAGAGCTGCCACGATTCCATAAGAGATTTTCCTTTTCATGACTCATCCTCCTTGTTGATTGTTTTGCGTGTTTCTCTGTTCACTTGAGTCATAAATTCCAATAACCGTGCCGAGAATAGCGAGTGTTGTAACTATATATAAAAACTAACTATTTACCGTATGCCAGCTTGGTGTTACAGGTTGTTGTAGAGAATATTCTACAAAATAAGAACGCCTGTAGATGATTATTCTACACATAAACTGGTGTGTATTACGGTTGTTTGTGCCGTAAGTAATTTATAAAGTAGGTCAAAAATAACTTGCCTTTCTTTGTGAAAAAATTTAGAAGGGAGTCAAGATATTGTTGACATAATTGGTGATAAAAAGGCGCTGTTATTTTGCGGCTGGTTCGATGTGACTTACTTCGCGTGGCCGGGAATGATGGCAAGGGGAAAAACGAATATGGCGCGGGATTTTCAGCTCGACACCCTCTTGATTCACGGCGGCCTTGAACCCGGCCCTGCTGGGGCCACGACGGTTCCCATCGTCCAGTCTTCCTCCTTTGCCCACGAAACCGCCGAGGATCTGGAGGACATCTTCCGGGGCCGCAAGGCGGGGCATGTCTATACCCGGATCAACAACCCGACCACCGAGAGTCTGGAGCGCCGGTTGGCGCTGCTGGAAGGGGGGATCTCGGCCATTGCCACCTCCTCGGGGATGGCGGCCATCACTCTGGCGGTGCTGTCCATCGTCCGCTGCGGCGACGAGATCCTCTCCTCGGCATCCCTCTTCGGCGGCACCTTCTCCCTCTTCCGCGACACCCTCTCCAACTACGGCATCGCCACCCGTTTCGTGGATCCGAGTGATCTCGCCGCAATGCGGGCCGCAGTCACCGAGCGAACCCGTCTCATCTTTGTGGAGACCATGGGGAACCCGCGGCTCGACGTCCCCGACCTGGCGGCCCTGGCTGCGATCGCCCGGGAGGCAGGTGTGCCCCTCGTAGTGGACGCCACCGTCACCACGCCAGTACTCGGCAGGGTGAAAGAGCTGGGGGCCGACATTATTGTCCACTCCACCAGCAAGTACATCAACGGCACCGGCAGCGCCATCGGCGGGGCCATCATCGACTGCGGCACATTTGACTGGCGGCGGGAGAGCTATCCCCACTTCGAGCCGTACGTGAAGAAGTTTCGCCAGTTCGCCTTCTCCGCCCGTGCCCGAAAGTTGATCCACAAAGACCTCGGCGCCTGTCCCGCTCCTATGAACTCATACCTTCTGTCGGAAGGGATCGAAACCATGGCGCTGCGGATGGAGCGCAACTGCGCAAATGCCCAGCGCCTGGCGGAGTTCCTGGCCGCCCACCCCAAGGTGGCGTGGGTCAACTATCCCGGCCTCACCAGTTCGCCGTGGCACGAAACGGCTAAAGCGCAGTTCGGCGGCCGCTACGGCGCGCTTCTGACCTTCGGCCTTGCTGACAAGGCTGCTGCCTTCCACTGCATCGACGGCCTGCGGCTGGCCAAGAATCTGGCCAACATCGGCGACACCAAGACTCTGGTGATTCATCCCGCCAGCACCATCTGCGCCGATTTCGGCCCCGAGGAGAAGGCTCTCATGGGAGTGAGCGAGGAGATGATCCGCGTCTCCGTCGGCATCGAGGCCATCGACGACATAATCGAGGACTTTGCGGAGTCCCTCAACGCTATATAGAAGGAGATTGCAATGAATTTGACGGTAAACGGTAAACCCTCCACGGTGGATGGTGCAGAGAGCCTGAACGTGACCGAACTCCTCTCGGCGCTCAAGGTGGCCCAGGCCGAGTATGTGACGGTGGAGCTGAACGGCGAGGTGCTGGAGCGGGAGGCGTTCGATGCCACAACGGTAAAAGATGGCGATGCGGTGGAATTCCTCTACTTTATGGGCGGAGGTAAGTAATGTTCACTGAAGAGCAGATCGAACGCTACTCCCGCCACATCATCCTGAAAGAGGTGGGAGGAAAGGGACAGAAGAAACTCCTGGAGGGGAAGGTGATGGTGATCGGCGCCGGCGGCCTCGGTGCCCCCATCGCACTTTATCTGGCCGCAGCCGGGGTTGGCACCATCGGCATTGCCGACGCCGACGTGGTGGATCTTTCCAATCTCCAGCGCCAGGTGATCCACTTCACCCCCGACGTGGGTAAGCCGAAAGTGGAGTCGGCCCGGGAGAAGATGGAGGCCATCAACCCCGACGTGACGGTGCGGACCTACCAGGAGTGGATCTCCGCCGCCAACATCGCCCGGATCA contains the following coding sequences:
- a CDS encoding O-acetylhomoserine aminocarboxypropyltransferase/cysteine synthase family protein, with translation MARDFQLDTLLIHGGLEPGPAGATTVPIVQSSSFAHETAEDLEDIFRGRKAGHVYTRINNPTTESLERRLALLEGGISAIATSSGMAAITLAVLSIVRCGDEILSSASLFGGTFSLFRDTLSNYGIATRFVDPSDLAAMRAAVTERTRLIFVETMGNPRLDVPDLAALAAIAREAGVPLVVDATVTTPVLGRVKELGADIIVHSTSKYINGTGSAIGGAIIDCGTFDWRRESYPHFEPYVKKFRQFAFSARARKLIHKDLGACPAPMNSYLLSEGIETMALRMERNCANAQRLAEFLAAHPKVAWVNYPGLTSSPWHETAKAQFGGRYGALLTFGLADKAAAFHCIDGLRLAKNLANIGDTKTLVIHPASTICADFGPEEKALMGVSEEMIRVSVGIEAIDDIIEDFAESLNAI
- the thiS gene encoding sulfur carrier protein ThiS — translated: MNLTVNGKPSTVDGAESLNVTELLSALKVAQAEYVTVELNGEVLEREAFDATTVKDGDAVEFLYFMGGGK